The Methanosphaera sp. genome contains a region encoding:
- a CDS encoding carboxymuconolactone decarboxylase family protein, with the protein MDENMQKFASSHMQLLKEDFPDLHKNMMDFKKIIFEDSTVDKRTLKLVAIALTAASDSEMPIRKQMSTGIKQFGFTKEEIMDVLKLVLLVSGKPGFLKAVGIMYDELEKQGKLDE; encoded by the coding sequence ATGGATGAAAATATGCAGAAATTTGCAAGTTCCCACATGCAACTTTTAAAAGAAGATTTTCCAGATCTTCACAAAAACATGATGGACTTTAAAAAAATAATATTTGAAGATAGTACTGTTGATAAAAGAACATTAAAACTTGTTGCAATTGCACTTACAGCAGCATCAGATTCTGAAATGCCTATACGTAAACAAATGAGTACAGGTATAAAACAATTTGGTTTTACAAAAGAAGAAATTATGGATGTTTTAAAACTTGTACTTTTAGTATCTGGAAAACCAGGATTTCTAAAAGCTGTAGGTATTATGTATGATGAACTTGAAAAACAAGGAAAACTTGATGAGTAA
- a CDS encoding carboxymuconolactone decarboxylase family protein: MENNEIIEQISIYDTQLKDTDPELVEILDNFIVNDLKEEYEKITFTERMLLILSTLIANQSHKLYEKILTEAIVEGLDPIIVKEMLYQSIVYLGIGKMYEFIDITNNVFDEKGVTLPLPGQSTVTQKTRKQEGYKIQQQHYGKQWMEDQIQATQQNQRRLWDYISEFGFGDFYARGGLDDKQREIITIAILISMRGCEPQLEIHLRGCKSVGFSDDQLIAMIMILIPYIGFPRIHNVLAVLNKLE; this comes from the coding sequence ATGGAAAATAATGAAATTATCGAACAAATCTCAATATATGACACACAACTAAAAGATACAGATCCAGAACTAGTTGAAATACTAGACAATTTCATAGTAAATGATCTGAAAGAAGAATATGAAAAAATCACATTTACAGAAAGAATGCTACTAATACTTTCAACACTAATTGCAAATCAATCACATAAGTTATATGAAAAGATACTAACAGAGGCAATAGTTGAAGGATTAGATCCAATCATAGTAAAAGAAATGTTATATCAGTCAATAGTATATCTTGGAATAGGAAAGATGTATGAATTTATAGATATAACAAACAATGTATTTGATGAAAAAGGAGTAACACTACCACTACCAGGACAATCAACAGTAACACAAAAAACCAGAAAACAAGAAGGATATAAAATACAACAACAACATTATGGAAAACAATGGATGGAAGATCAAATACAAGCAACACAACAAAATCAGAGAAGACTATGGGACTATATCTCAGAATTTGGATTTGGAGACTTCTATGCAAGAGGAGGACTAGATGATAAACAAAGAGAAATAATAACCATAGCAATACTAATATCAATGCGTGGATGTGAACCACAACTAGAAATACATCTAAGAGGATGTAAAAGTGTAGGATTTAGTGATGATCAATTAATTGCAATGATAATGATACTAATACCATACATAGGTTTTCCAAGAATACATAATGTACTAGCTGTATTAAATAAATTAGAATAA